One window of Gymnogyps californianus isolate 813 chromosome 10, ASM1813914v2, whole genome shotgun sequence genomic DNA carries:
- the SLC2A2 gene encoding solute carrier family 2, facilitated glucose transporter member 2 isoform X2 — MDKKGKMQAEKHLTGTLLLSVFTAVLGFFQYGYSLGVINAPQKVIEAHYRRGTLAPPADTSEDLAASPHILTMYWSLSVSVFAVGGMVSSFTVGWIGDRLGRVKAMLVVNVLSIAGNLLMGLAKFGPSHILIIAGRAVTGLYCGLSSGLVPMYVSEVSPTALRGALGTLHQLAIVTGILISQVLGLDFLLGNDEMWPLLLGLSGVAALLQFFLLLLCPESPRYLYIKLGKVEEAKRSLKRLRGNCDPMKEIAEMEKEKQEAASEKKVSIGQLFTSSKYRQAVIVALMVQISQQFSGINAIFYYSTNIFERAGVDQPVYATIGVGVVNTVFTVISVFLVEKAGRRSLFLAGLMGMLISAVAMTVGLVLLSQFAWMSYVSMVAIFLFVIFFEVGPGPIPWFIVAELFSQGPRPAAIAVASFCNWACNFIVGMCFQYIADLCGPYVFVIFAALLLVFFLFAYFKVPETKGKSFEEIAAAFRRKKLQAKATIELENLRGSEEA, encoded by the exons ATGGACAAGAAAGGCAAAATGCAAGCAGAGAAG cacctCACAGGAACGCTGCTCCTCTCCGTCTTCACCGCGGTGTTGGGCTTCTTCCAGTACGGCTACAGCCTGGGTGTCATTAATGCCCCCCAGAAG GTGATAGAAGCCCACTACAGGCGT GGCACGCTCGCACCCCCGGCCGACACCAGTGAGGACCTTGCCGCCTCCCCGCACATCCTCACCATGTACTGGTCCCTCTCCGTCTCTGTGTTCGCCGTCGGCGGCATGGTCTCCTCCTTTACCGTGGGTTGGATCGGCGACCGGCTGGGGAG ggTGAAAGCCATGCTGGTGGTGAACGTCCTCTCCATCGCTGGGAACCTCCTCATGGGGCTGGCGAAATTTGGTCCGTCTCACATCCTCATCATCGCCGGGAGAGCAGTGACGGGGCTGTACTGCG GGCTCTCCTCCGGACTCGTACCCATGTACGTCAGCGAGGTCTCTCCCACGGCCCTTCGAGGAGCACTGGGGACGTTGCACCAGCTTGCTATTGTCACGGGTATCCTCATCAGCCAG GTCCTCGGACTAGACTTTCTCCTGGGCAATGACGAGATGTGGCCCCTGCTCCTCGGTCTGTCTGGTgtggctgccctcctgcagtTCTTCCTGCTCTTACTGTGCCCCGAGAGCCCCCGATACCTTTACATCAAGCTGGGGAAGGTAGAGGAAGCTAAAAGAA gtttAAAAAGGCTCAGAGGAAACTGTGACCCAATGAAAGAGATTGctgagatggaaaaggaaaagcaagaagctGCTAGTGAAAAGAAAGTCTCCATAGGGCAGCTTTTCACCTCTTCGAAGTACAGGCAGGCTGTCATCGTGGCACTGATGGTGCAGATATCTCAGCAGTTCTCAGGAATCAACGCG ATCTTTTACTACTCTACAAACATTTTCGAGAGAGCTGGAGTTGACCAACCAGTTTACGCAACCATTGGCGTTGGAGTGGTGAACACAGTCTTCACTGTTATCTCC GTCTTTCTGGtggagaaggcaggcaggcggTCCCTGTTCCTGGCTGGTTTGATGGGCATGTTAATAAGCGCCGTGGCCATGACAGTTGGACTTGTGCTCCTG AGCCAGTTTGCCTGGATGAGCTATGTCAGCATGGTGGCGATCTTCCTCTTCGTCATCTTCTTTGAAGTCGGGCCCGGGCCCATCCCCTGGTTTATCGTAGCCGAATTGTTCAGCCAAGGCCCACGCCCCGCCGCCATCGCCGTCGCCAGCTTCTGCAACTGGGCCTGCAACTTCATCGTGGGAATGTGTTTCCAGTACATAGCG GATCTGTGTGGACCGTACGTGTTTGTGATCTTCGCGGCTCTGCTTCTAgtcttctttctgtttgcataCTTCAAAGTACCGGAGACGAAAGGAAAGTCCTTTGAGGAGATCGCCGCTGCGTTCCGCCGCAAGAAGCTCCAGGCCAAAGCCACGATTGAGCTGGAAAACCTGCGAGGCAGCGAGGAGGCATAG
- the SLC2A2 gene encoding solute carrier family 2, facilitated glucose transporter member 2 isoform X1 produces the protein MDKKGKMQAEKHLTGTLLLSVFTAVLGFFQYGYSLGVINAPQKVIEAHYRRVLGIVPLDRHATNASGEDGTVPVPGTEPWGGTEGTLAPPADTSEDLAASPHILTMYWSLSVSVFAVGGMVSSFTVGWIGDRLGRVKAMLVVNVLSIAGNLLMGLAKFGPSHILIIAGRAVTGLYCGLSSGLVPMYVSEVSPTALRGALGTLHQLAIVTGILISQVLGLDFLLGNDEMWPLLLGLSGVAALLQFFLLLLCPESPRYLYIKLGKVEEAKRSLKRLRGNCDPMKEIAEMEKEKQEAASEKKVSIGQLFTSSKYRQAVIVALMVQISQQFSGINAIFYYSTNIFERAGVDQPVYATIGVGVVNTVFTVISVFLVEKAGRRSLFLAGLMGMLISAVAMTVGLVLLSQFAWMSYVSMVAIFLFVIFFEVGPGPIPWFIVAELFSQGPRPAAIAVASFCNWACNFIVGMCFQYIADLCGPYVFVIFAALLLVFFLFAYFKVPETKGKSFEEIAAAFRRKKLQAKATIELENLRGSEEA, from the exons ATGGACAAGAAAGGCAAAATGCAAGCAGAGAAG cacctCACAGGAACGCTGCTCCTCTCCGTCTTCACCGCGGTGTTGGGCTTCTTCCAGTACGGCTACAGCCTGGGTGTCATTAATGCCCCCCAGAAG GTGATAGAAGCCCACTACAGGCGTGTGCTGGGCATCGTCCCCCTGGACAGACATGCCACCAACGCCTCCGGGGAGGATGGCACCGTCCCCGTCCCTGGCACGGAGCCCTGGGGTGGCACCGAGGGCACGCTCGCACCCCCGGCCGACACCAGTGAGGACCTTGCCGCCTCCCCGCACATCCTCACCATGTACTGGTCCCTCTCCGTCTCTGTGTTCGCCGTCGGCGGCATGGTCTCCTCCTTTACCGTGGGTTGGATCGGCGACCGGCTGGGGAG ggTGAAAGCCATGCTGGTGGTGAACGTCCTCTCCATCGCTGGGAACCTCCTCATGGGGCTGGCGAAATTTGGTCCGTCTCACATCCTCATCATCGCCGGGAGAGCAGTGACGGGGCTGTACTGCG GGCTCTCCTCCGGACTCGTACCCATGTACGTCAGCGAGGTCTCTCCCACGGCCCTTCGAGGAGCACTGGGGACGTTGCACCAGCTTGCTATTGTCACGGGTATCCTCATCAGCCAG GTCCTCGGACTAGACTTTCTCCTGGGCAATGACGAGATGTGGCCCCTGCTCCTCGGTCTGTCTGGTgtggctgccctcctgcagtTCTTCCTGCTCTTACTGTGCCCCGAGAGCCCCCGATACCTTTACATCAAGCTGGGGAAGGTAGAGGAAGCTAAAAGAA gtttAAAAAGGCTCAGAGGAAACTGTGACCCAATGAAAGAGATTGctgagatggaaaaggaaaagcaagaagctGCTAGTGAAAAGAAAGTCTCCATAGGGCAGCTTTTCACCTCTTCGAAGTACAGGCAGGCTGTCATCGTGGCACTGATGGTGCAGATATCTCAGCAGTTCTCAGGAATCAACGCG ATCTTTTACTACTCTACAAACATTTTCGAGAGAGCTGGAGTTGACCAACCAGTTTACGCAACCATTGGCGTTGGAGTGGTGAACACAGTCTTCACTGTTATCTCC GTCTTTCTGGtggagaaggcaggcaggcggTCCCTGTTCCTGGCTGGTTTGATGGGCATGTTAATAAGCGCCGTGGCCATGACAGTTGGACTTGTGCTCCTG AGCCAGTTTGCCTGGATGAGCTATGTCAGCATGGTGGCGATCTTCCTCTTCGTCATCTTCTTTGAAGTCGGGCCCGGGCCCATCCCCTGGTTTATCGTAGCCGAATTGTTCAGCCAAGGCCCACGCCCCGCCGCCATCGCCGTCGCCAGCTTCTGCAACTGGGCCTGCAACTTCATCGTGGGAATGTGTTTCCAGTACATAGCG GATCTGTGTGGACCGTACGTGTTTGTGATCTTCGCGGCTCTGCTTCTAgtcttctttctgtttgcataCTTCAAAGTACCGGAGACGAAAGGAAAGTCCTTTGAGGAGATCGCCGCTGCGTTCCGCCGCAAGAAGCTCCAGGCCAAAGCCACGATTGAGCTGGAAAACCTGCGAGGCAGCGAGGAGGCATAG
- the SLC2A2 gene encoding solute carrier family 2, facilitated glucose transporter member 2 isoform X3 produces MQAEKHLTGTLLLSVFTAVLGFFQYGYSLGVINAPQKVIEAHYRRVLGIGTLAPPADTSEDLAASPHILTMYWSLSVSVFAVGGMVSSFTVGWIGDRLGRVKAMLVVNVLSIAGNLLMGLAKFGPSHILIIAGRAVTGLYCGLSSGLVPMYVSEVSPTALRGALGTLHQLAIVTGILISQVLGLDFLLGNDEMWPLLLGLSGVAALLQFFLLLLCPESPRYLYIKLGKVEEAKRSLKRLRGNCDPMKEIAEMEKEKQEAASEKKVSIGQLFTSSKYRQAVIVALMVQISQQFSGINAIFYYSTNIFERAGVDQPVYATIGVGVVNTVFTVISVFLVEKAGRRSLFLAGLMGMLISAVAMTVGLVLLSQFAWMSYVSMVAIFLFVIFFEVGPGPIPWFIVAELFSQGPRPAAIAVASFCNWACNFIVGMCFQYIADLCGPYVFVIFAALLLVFFLFAYFKVPETKGKSFEEIAAAFRRKKLQAKATIELENLRGSEEA; encoded by the exons ATGCAAGCAGAGAAG cacctCACAGGAACGCTGCTCCTCTCCGTCTTCACCGCGGTGTTGGGCTTCTTCCAGTACGGCTACAGCCTGGGTGTCATTAATGCCCCCCAGAAG GTGATAGAAGCCCACTACAGGCGTGTGCTGGGCATC GGCACGCTCGCACCCCCGGCCGACACCAGTGAGGACCTTGCCGCCTCCCCGCACATCCTCACCATGTACTGGTCCCTCTCCGTCTCTGTGTTCGCCGTCGGCGGCATGGTCTCCTCCTTTACCGTGGGTTGGATCGGCGACCGGCTGGGGAG ggTGAAAGCCATGCTGGTGGTGAACGTCCTCTCCATCGCTGGGAACCTCCTCATGGGGCTGGCGAAATTTGGTCCGTCTCACATCCTCATCATCGCCGGGAGAGCAGTGACGGGGCTGTACTGCG GGCTCTCCTCCGGACTCGTACCCATGTACGTCAGCGAGGTCTCTCCCACGGCCCTTCGAGGAGCACTGGGGACGTTGCACCAGCTTGCTATTGTCACGGGTATCCTCATCAGCCAG GTCCTCGGACTAGACTTTCTCCTGGGCAATGACGAGATGTGGCCCCTGCTCCTCGGTCTGTCTGGTgtggctgccctcctgcagtTCTTCCTGCTCTTACTGTGCCCCGAGAGCCCCCGATACCTTTACATCAAGCTGGGGAAGGTAGAGGAAGCTAAAAGAA gtttAAAAAGGCTCAGAGGAAACTGTGACCCAATGAAAGAGATTGctgagatggaaaaggaaaagcaagaagctGCTAGTGAAAAGAAAGTCTCCATAGGGCAGCTTTTCACCTCTTCGAAGTACAGGCAGGCTGTCATCGTGGCACTGATGGTGCAGATATCTCAGCAGTTCTCAGGAATCAACGCG ATCTTTTACTACTCTACAAACATTTTCGAGAGAGCTGGAGTTGACCAACCAGTTTACGCAACCATTGGCGTTGGAGTGGTGAACACAGTCTTCACTGTTATCTCC GTCTTTCTGGtggagaaggcaggcaggcggTCCCTGTTCCTGGCTGGTTTGATGGGCATGTTAATAAGCGCCGTGGCCATGACAGTTGGACTTGTGCTCCTG AGCCAGTTTGCCTGGATGAGCTATGTCAGCATGGTGGCGATCTTCCTCTTCGTCATCTTCTTTGAAGTCGGGCCCGGGCCCATCCCCTGGTTTATCGTAGCCGAATTGTTCAGCCAAGGCCCACGCCCCGCCGCCATCGCCGTCGCCAGCTTCTGCAACTGGGCCTGCAACTTCATCGTGGGAATGTGTTTCCAGTACATAGCG GATCTGTGTGGACCGTACGTGTTTGTGATCTTCGCGGCTCTGCTTCTAgtcttctttctgtttgcataCTTCAAAGTACCGGAGACGAAAGGAAAGTCCTTTGAGGAGATCGCCGCTGCGTTCCGCCGCAAGAAGCTCCAGGCCAAAGCCACGATTGAGCTGGAAAACCTGCGAGGCAGCGAGGAGGCATAG